The Streptomyces sp. NBC_00162 genome window below encodes:
- a CDS encoding transglycosylase SLT domain-containing protein: MSNAVIRRIAASKKTLAGTVLALGVAGSMLAAVPAQAAPSSAKAIAQQMIKDPAQFAAFDKIISHESGWDYTATNSSSGAYGLVQALPASKMASAGSDWKTNPATQIKWGLDYMNERYGSPVDAWNFWSANHWY; encoded by the coding sequence GTGTCCAACGCTGTCATCCGCCGCATCGCCGCTTCCAAGAAGACCCTCGCGGGTACCGTCCTCGCCCTGGGCGTCGCCGGTTCCATGCTGGCCGCGGTTCCCGCGCAGGCCGCCCCGTCGAGTGCCAAGGCGATCGCCCAGCAGATGATCAAGGACCCGGCCCAGTTCGCCGCCTTCGACAAGATCATCTCGCACGAGAGCGGCTGGGACTACACCGCCACGAACTCCTCCTCTGGTGCGTACGGCCTGGTCCAGGCCCTGCCGGCCTCGAAGATGGCCTCGGCGGGCTCGGACTGGAAGACCAACCCGGCCACCCAGATCAAGTGGGGCCTGGACTACATGAACGAGCGCTACGGCAGCCCCGTCGACGCCTGGAACTTCTGGTCCGCCAACCACTGGTACTAA
- a CDS encoding RNA polymerase sigma factor, which produces MLDTHRTIDAVWKLESAKIIAALTRMVRDVGLAEELAQDALVAALEQWPGTGVPDNPGAWLTTTAKRRAVDHIRRSQRLTHKQEQLAHELEQQQDPEQDDVLRLMLISCHPVLPTGARAALTLRLLGGLTAEEIARAFLVTGTVITQRIAGAKRTLAEERVPFDLPEGPELAERLSSVLEVIYLIFNEGYSATSGDDLMRPGLCLEALRLGRLLAELAPQEAEVHALVALMEIQASRSAARTGPSGEPVQLHEQNRGRWDQLLISRGFTAMLRAREAGGTPGPYLLQAAIAVCHAQARTAEDTDWSQIAALYGALARLLPTPIVQLNRAVALGFAYGPQEGLDLVDSLTTDPALRDYHLLPSVRGDLLARLDRHEEARVEFHRAASLTRNAAERAFLHRRADEITVTGPPGPTLGQAAHDFLSRDDLDAATVRSYGQTLRRLCLALGGQLPPASLTADQVARVFATAWGEAAAATWNRHRSAVRSFCAWASLSDLAAGLDRRAETRSRTQALGSVQLEALWSRPDLPLREQTLWRLLHESEAGVKAVLSLNVEDLDLDDRRARTGHTWVTWRSGTARLLPELLAGRTRGPVFLSDRRPGPARTPGPADLCPDTGRRRLSYERAEYLFKETTKPLDLTTNGYTLRQLKPHPGPSPAP; this is translated from the coding sequence GTGCTGGATACCCATCGCACGATAGACGCGGTCTGGAAGCTCGAGTCGGCCAAAATCATCGCAGCGCTCACGCGGATGGTGCGCGACGTCGGCCTCGCCGAGGAGCTGGCCCAGGACGCGCTCGTCGCCGCGCTCGAGCAGTGGCCCGGCACGGGCGTCCCGGACAACCCCGGCGCCTGGCTGACGACCACCGCCAAGCGGCGGGCCGTCGACCACATCCGGCGCTCCCAGCGGCTGACGCACAAGCAGGAGCAGCTCGCCCACGAGCTGGAACAGCAGCAGGACCCCGAACAGGACGACGTCCTGCGGCTGATGCTCATCTCCTGCCACCCCGTACTGCCGACCGGGGCCCGAGCAGCACTGACGCTCCGGCTGCTCGGCGGTCTTACGGCCGAGGAGATCGCGCGGGCCTTCCTCGTCACCGGGACGGTGATCACCCAGCGCATCGCCGGAGCCAAGCGGACGTTGGCCGAGGAGCGCGTGCCGTTCGACCTGCCGGAGGGCCCGGAACTGGCCGAGCGCCTCTCGTCAGTGCTGGAGGTCATCTACCTGATCTTCAACGAGGGTTACTCGGCGACCTCCGGCGACGACCTGATGCGGCCCGGGCTCTGCCTCGAAGCACTGCGGCTGGGCCGGCTGCTGGCCGAGCTGGCACCTCAGGAAGCCGAGGTGCACGCACTGGTCGCACTGATGGAGATCCAGGCCTCCCGCTCGGCCGCGCGCACCGGCCCGTCGGGCGAGCCGGTCCAGCTGCACGAGCAGAACAGGGGACGCTGGGACCAGTTGCTCATCAGCCGCGGCTTCACCGCGATGCTGCGGGCACGGGAAGCCGGCGGCACGCCCGGCCCGTACCTGCTGCAAGCGGCCATCGCCGTGTGCCATGCGCAGGCGCGTACCGCCGAGGACACCGACTGGTCCCAGATCGCAGCCCTGTACGGGGCGTTGGCGCGGCTGCTGCCGACACCGATCGTCCAGCTCAACCGGGCGGTGGCGCTCGGGTTTGCGTACGGGCCGCAGGAGGGCCTCGACCTGGTCGACTCCCTGACCACCGATCCCGCACTGCGCGACTACCACCTCCTCCCCAGCGTCAGGGGCGACCTGCTGGCCCGCCTGGACCGGCACGAAGAAGCGCGGGTGGAGTTCCATCGGGCGGCGTCCCTCACGAGGAACGCCGCCGAGCGCGCCTTTCTGCACCGACGCGCGGACGAGATCACGGTCACCGGCCCGCCCGGTCCCACGCTCGGTCAGGCCGCCCACGACTTCCTGAGCCGCGACGATCTGGACGCGGCCACGGTCCGCTCGTACGGACAGACCCTCCGGCGCCTGTGCCTGGCCCTCGGCGGCCAGCTGCCGCCGGCCTCGCTGACGGCCGACCAGGTGGCGCGGGTGTTTGCGACCGCCTGGGGCGAGGCAGCGGCCGCGACCTGGAACCGGCACCGCTCGGCCGTCCGGTCCTTCTGTGCGTGGGCGTCCCTGAGCGACCTCGCGGCCGGTCTGGACCGTCGTGCCGAGACCCGCTCCCGGACGCAGGCGCTGGGCTCCGTGCAGCTCGAGGCGCTCTGGAGCCGCCCGGACCTGCCGCTGCGCGAACAGACGCTGTGGCGGCTCCTGCACGAGTCGGAGGCCGGGGTGAAGGCCGTCCTGTCGCTGAACGTCGAGGACCTGGACCTGGACGACCGCCGGGCCCGCACGGGCCACACGTGGGTGACCTGGCGCTCCGGGACCGCCCGGCTCCTGCCCGAGCTGCTGGCCGGCCGGACCCGGGGGCCGGTGTTCCTCTCCGACCGGCGACCCGGACCCGCCCGGACACCCGGACCTGCCGATCTCTGCCCGGACACGGGCCGCCGCCGACTGTCCTACGAGCGGGCCGAGTACCTCTTCAAAGAGACCACCAAGCCCCTCGACCTGACAACCAACGGCTACACCCTCCGCCAGCTCAAACCCCACCCCGGACCGTCCCCGGCCCCGTAG
- a CDS encoding DUF6400 family protein: MAPHDPIPSPDEPDASGASALVDFEVDLTSQEVLRRAQVMEALGPDWDPVEVLLGEEAAYDLLYSGLDAEQQRLYDNLVAAGVLPARGDGRAAA; encoded by the coding sequence ATGGCACCCCACGACCCCATCCCTTCCCCGGACGAGCCCGACGCCTCCGGTGCGTCCGCGCTGGTCGACTTCGAGGTGGACCTCACGTCTCAGGAGGTGCTCCGGCGCGCCCAGGTGATGGAAGCCCTCGGCCCGGACTGGGATCCGGTCGAGGTGCTGCTCGGCGAGGAGGCCGCGTACGACCTCCTGTACTCCGGACTCGACGCGGAGCAGCAGCGCCTCTACGACAACCTGGTCGCGGCCGGTGTGCTGCCCGCGAGGGGAGACGGCCGTGCTGCCGCTTGA
- a CDS encoding TIGR03086 family metal-binding protein, protein MTDTTTLDLGPQAQIVARLAAGVSDGRLADPTPCPEYAVGNLLGHLAGLAVAFRDAARKNLGPTTDTAPDTAVPSLPAGWREELPRVLGELAEAWRDPAAWTGMTRAGGVDLPGEIAGAVAVDELVIHGWDLARATGQDYAPDQAALRASHTFLLAAAEDEDRGGIFGAVVPVPDDAPLLDRAVGLSGREPGWTPPTSP, encoded by the coding sequence ATGACCGATACGACGACTCTCGACCTCGGACCACAAGCCCAGATCGTGGCCCGTCTCGCGGCGGGCGTATCGGACGGCCGGCTCGCCGACCCGACACCCTGCCCCGAGTACGCGGTCGGCAATCTGCTGGGCCACCTCGCAGGCCTCGCCGTGGCTTTCCGTGACGCCGCCCGCAAGAACCTGGGCCCCACGACGGACACGGCCCCCGACACAGCCGTGCCCTCCCTCCCCGCCGGCTGGCGCGAGGAACTGCCCCGGGTCCTCGGTGAACTGGCCGAGGCCTGGAGGGACCCGGCCGCCTGGACCGGCATGACCCGCGCGGGCGGCGTGGACCTGCCCGGCGAAATCGCGGGTGCGGTGGCTGTCGACGAACTGGTGATCCACGGCTGGGACCTGGCCCGGGCCACCGGCCAGGACTACGCACCCGATCAGGCCGCGCTGCGCGCCTCGCATACGTTCCTCCTGGCGGCCGCCGAGGACGAGGACCGCGGGGGCATCTTCGGCGCTGTCGTGCCCGTACCGGACGACGCCCCGCTGCTGGACCGGGCGGTAGGGCTGAGCGGGCGCGAACCGGGCTGGACACCTCCGACATCCCCGTGA